One region of Flavobacterium sp. GSB-24 genomic DNA includes:
- a CDS encoding PRTRC system ThiF family protein: MNTEKAKIHFTDNYLLSPSNPVSINLIGAGGTGSKVLTALMEMNHSLIELGHAGLSVRLWDDDIVSDANLGRQRFAECETGLYKSVTLINRANRFMGTNWKAENNKFEKDPLGRLPKNAESNIYISCVDSVKSRFDIADILNMQNDRTLYRDKPKYWMDFGNSQHTGQVILSTITAIKQPDSKKYETVASLPFITEEFGDVLKQSESLDNTPSCSLAESLEKQDLFINAALAQLGCSLLWNLFRCGMTENRGFFINLKDFRSHPLKVG; this comes from the coding sequence ATGAATACCGAGAAAGCAAAAATACATTTTACCGATAATTATCTCCTTAGCCCCAGCAACCCTGTTAGTATAAACCTAATTGGCGCAGGGGGTACAGGCTCAAAGGTGCTTACCGCCCTGATGGAAATGAACCACAGCCTTATTGAACTCGGGCACGCAGGACTATCGGTGCGTCTTTGGGACGATGACATTGTAAGTGATGCCAATTTAGGAAGACAGCGTTTTGCCGAGTGTGAAACAGGCTTATACAAATCCGTCACTCTTATTAACCGTGCCAACCGTTTTATGGGAACAAATTGGAAAGCGGAAAACAATAAATTTGAAAAAGACCCACTTGGAAGACTTCCAAAAAATGCAGAGTCCAATATTTATATTTCATGTGTGGACAGCGTAAAGTCCCGCTTTGATATAGCCGATATTTTGAACATGCAGAATGATCGCACCTTGTACAGGGACAAGCCAAAATACTGGATGGACTTTGGCAACAGCCAGCACACAGGGCAGGTTATACTGTCCACTATCACAGCTATAAAACAGCCCGATTCTAAAAAGTATGAAACTGTGGCAAGCCTGCCATTTATTACCGAAGAATTTGGAGATGTATTAAAACAGTCCGAATCTCTAGACAATACCCCGAGCTGTTCACTAGCGGAAAGCCTTGAGAAACAAGACTTGTTTATAAATGCCGCGCTCGCTCAGTTGGGATGCTCGCTGTTGTGGAATTTGTTTCGCTGTGGCATGACCGAAAACAGGGGATTTTTTATCAATCTTAAAGATTTCCGCTCGCATCCCTTAAAAGTAGGCTGA
- the traN gene encoding conjugative transposon protein TraN: MKEYFKEFCVIALFASCTLSCFAQDHKDNLLVLGTIDPFQLEVTYEKTSHLIFPTAIRYVDLGSEYLIAGKADDAENVLRVKAAVKDFEPETNFSVITNDGHFYSFDVHYSPNPDILSYDLHTVQKAAEKTPENHVLFEELGNSSPSLAALLMENIYKKDKRMLRHIGSKSFGIKFNLKGIYIHNGKYYFHTEITNQAHVPFQIDFITFKVVDKKLARRTVLQERMLTPLRTYKPLDEVAGKTIDKNVFLLDQFTIAHDKELQIEIFEKNGGRHQRLDVNNSDLIKARLINDMQLRF, from the coding sequence ATGAAAGAATATTTTAAAGAATTTTGTGTAATTGCTCTTTTTGCCAGTTGCACGCTGTCGTGCTTTGCACAGGATCATAAAGACAATTTATTAGTTTTAGGAACTATAGATCCTTTCCAACTGGAAGTGACTTATGAAAAAACTTCCCACCTGATTTTTCCAACTGCCATTCGATATGTTGACCTGGGCAGTGAATATTTAATTGCAGGAAAAGCAGATGATGCGGAAAATGTGCTGCGTGTAAAAGCGGCGGTTAAGGACTTTGAACCTGAAACCAACTTTTCGGTCATTACCAATGACGGTCATTTTTACAGCTTTGATGTGCATTACAGCCCCAACCCGGATATACTGAGTTATGACCTGCATACAGTGCAAAAAGCAGCAGAAAAGACGCCGGAAAATCATGTGCTTTTTGAAGAGCTGGGAAACAGCTCTCCCTCGCTGGCGGCATTATTGATGGAAAACATTTACAAAAAAGATAAACGTATGCTAAGGCATATCGGGTCCAAAAGTTTCGGTATAAAGTTTAATTTAAAAGGGATTTACATCCATAATGGGAAATATTATTTCCATACGGAAATCACAAATCAAGCCCATGTCCCTTTCCAGATAGATTTTATCACTTTTAAAGTTGTGGACAAAAAGTTAGCCAGGCGCACCGTATTGCAGGAAAGAATGCTGACGCCTCTGCGTACTTATAAACCTTTGGATGAGGTCGCAGGGAAGACCATCGATAAGAATGTTTTTCTGCTTGATCAGTTTACAATTGCGCATGACAAGGAACTACAGATTGAAATTTTCGAAAAGAACGGCGGCAGGCATCAACGTCTTGACGTAAATAATTCAGATCTCATAAAAGCCAGATTGATAAACGACATGCAACTCAGATTTTAA
- a CDS encoding PRTRC system protein B, with protein sequence MKTTKNITASFGTLYRPKSALVFYQADSVDRDIYVEHFDMDKNGSPINAHPLTEREAKALAKALQSEKDSAKAFLKSSGILPAHILHINASINKGAVLWYTKAQKKQLYFVSGLDIPCGVAHVPPMLWQATKNSLRVFALLDNRRPTEKTPLHHSPFFNIYQDGRVCMGTVTMRIKSSASIEEFTNAWQEYFFNSYFSHLMGENSPVKGNCVSLWKDLIATGRTFPVDVLKKNNKTLQNLLS encoded by the coding sequence ATGAAGACAACAAAGAATATAACAGCAAGTTTTGGCACATTGTACCGTCCAAAATCCGCACTGGTTTTCTATCAGGCTGATTCAGTCGATAGAGATATCTATGTAGAGCATTTTGATATGGATAAAAACGGCAGTCCAATTAATGCCCACCCTCTTACAGAGCGTGAAGCAAAAGCGCTCGCCAAGGCATTGCAGAGCGAAAAAGACAGCGCTAAAGCTTTTCTAAAATCGAGCGGGATTCTTCCCGCACATATACTGCATATCAATGCAAGCATCAATAAAGGCGCAGTACTATGGTACACCAAAGCGCAAAAAAAACAGCTTTATTTCGTGAGCGGTTTGGATATTCCATGCGGTGTGGCGCACGTACCGCCAATGCTATGGCAAGCAACAAAAAACAGCCTAAGGGTATTTGCCCTTTTAGACAACAGAAGACCAACAGAGAAAACACCTTTGCACCACTCCCCTTTTTTTAATATCTACCAAGATGGCAGGGTTTGTATGGGCACGGTTACCATGAGAATTAAAAGCTCTGCTTCCATTGAGGAATTTACTAACGCTTGGCAGGAATATTTTTTCAACAGTTATTTCAGCCACTTAATGGGAGAAAACAGCCCCGTAAAGGGTAACTGCGTCAGCCTTTGGAAAGACCTTATTGCAACAGGCAGGACTTTTCCTGTTGACGTCTTGAAAAAAAACAATAAAACACTTCAAAATCTATTGTCATGA
- the traM gene encoding conjugative transposon protein TraM, whose product MKENKKGSILIEEYSQSKAVPFGDEKKSSMERMKKPLIFGLMGVVFVGCMYLIFKPSSDKKEIKNIGLNDSVPQAADQEMQADKEKAYEQQMLEEKEQKKRNAIMALSDYWKENSASGDETPKLSDDQGQGKSYDDKPQSDNPALNSYRNAQSTLGSFYQEDNREANELRKQLKDLKEKLAEKDVPAPVTVDDQLSLMEKSYQMAAKYLPSTGTVKPPVGADSTVQKSSASKQTANFTTFRPAEKNVVSALYHEVSDSVFAESWNKNMYKTNGFYTAGDVKQVIQSRNSIRACVDQTKTIIGEGIVRLRLLEPARIPSGILPKGTMITAEAKIQTGRLQLKVSSIEIAGNITWVDITGYDLDGQQGLYVPYSLERSALSEMAGNMSQQSGTSLMLTQSAGQQMAADLSRGVVQGISGYFSKKVKMPKVTLKSGHQLFLVSKK is encoded by the coding sequence ATGAAAGAAAATAAAAAAGGCAGTATCCTCATTGAGGAGTACAGCCAAAGTAAGGCTGTTCCTTTTGGAGATGAAAAAAAGAGCAGCATGGAAAGAATGAAAAAGCCGTTGATATTTGGCTTAATGGGTGTTGTATTTGTGGGCTGCATGTATTTGATATTTAAGCCTTCTTCAGATAAAAAGGAAATCAAAAATATCGGGCTCAACGACAGCGTGCCTCAGGCCGCGGATCAGGAAATGCAGGCAGATAAAGAGAAAGCCTACGAGCAGCAAATGCTTGAGGAGAAGGAGCAGAAAAAGCGCAACGCTATTATGGCACTCTCTGATTATTGGAAAGAGAACAGCGCATCAGGCGATGAGACACCAAAATTATCAGATGATCAGGGGCAAGGCAAATCCTATGATGATAAACCCCAAAGTGATAATCCCGCACTAAACAGCTATCGAAATGCGCAAAGTACATTGGGGTCCTTTTATCAGGAAGATAACAGAGAAGCCAATGAGCTTCGAAAGCAGCTGAAGGATTTAAAGGAAAAGCTGGCTGAAAAAGATGTGCCTGCCCCTGTAACGGTTGATGATCAATTGTCTTTAATGGAAAAGTCATATCAGATGGCCGCTAAATATCTCCCTTCAACAGGCACAGTTAAACCACCGGTTGGTGCTGATAGTACTGTACAAAAATCTTCTGCAAGCAAGCAGACAGCAAATTTTACAACATTCAGACCCGCTGAAAAAAATGTAGTATCAGCCCTGTACCATGAAGTTTCAGATAGTGTTTTTGCAGAAAGCTGGAACAAAAATATGTATAAAACCAATGGGTTTTATACAGCAGGGGATGTGAAACAAGTCATACAATCCAGGAATAGTATCAGGGCCTGCGTTGATCAAACCAAGACTATTATCGGAGAGGGTATTGTACGACTGCGTTTACTTGAGCCTGCACGGATACCTAGTGGTATTTTGCCAAAGGGCACAATGATAACGGCAGAAGCGAAAATTCAGACAGGGCGTTTACAGCTTAAAGTCAGCTCTATTGAGATAGCGGGTAACATTACTTGGGTAGACATAACAGGTTATGATCTCGATGGACAGCAGGGTTTGTATGTGCCGTATTCGCTGGAGCGTTCTGCCCTTAGTGAAATGGCGGGTAATATGAGCCAGCAGTCAGGAACAAGCCTGATGCTGACCCAATCAGCAGGACAGCAGATGGCAGCAGATTTAAGCAGGGGAGTAGTTCAGGGAATTTCAGGTTATTTTTCCAAAAAAGTAAAAATGCCTAAGGTGACCCTCAAGTCAGGGCACCAATTGTTTCTGGTTTCAAAAAAATAA